A stretch of Desulfotalea psychrophila LSv54 DNA encodes these proteins:
- a CDS encoding ABC transporter permease gives MSKLKQFKESDFLYHFLRDPMALTSFAVLAILVVLSFGAPILSPHNPYDPASIDIMDSELPPIWLDEGDANFLLGTDSQGRGMLSTMMYGMRVSILIGLGAVILQSIIGIMVGLVAGYKGGKIDTLLMRMADVQLSFSTYMVAIFFGAISQGIFGMGFYEQYAIPILIFIIGFAEWPQYARTVRASVLAEKKKEYVEAAKVVGLSSNRIMWRHILPNTMTSVLVISTVQVANAIMSEAALSFIGLGMPVTRPSLGSLIKSGFDYIFSGSWWITLFPGICLVVLILSINLLGDWLRDFLNPKMYKE, from the coding sequence ATGAGTAAGTTAAAACAGTTTAAAGAGTCTGATTTCCTCTACCATTTCCTCCGTGACCCTATGGCCCTCACCAGCTTTGCGGTACTGGCCATCCTTGTGGTACTGAGCTTTGGAGCGCCAATCCTCTCGCCCCATAACCCCTATGATCCGGCCAGCATTGACATCATGGACTCGGAGCTTCCACCTATTTGGCTAGACGAGGGAGATGCAAACTTCCTCCTCGGTACCGACTCCCAGGGACGCGGTATGCTCTCCACCATGATGTACGGTATGCGAGTCTCTATTCTCATTGGCCTCGGGGCGGTTATACTTCAATCCATCATCGGTATTATGGTCGGTTTGGTTGCCGGCTATAAGGGAGGGAAAATTGATACCCTCCTCATGCGAATGGCCGACGTCCAACTCTCCTTTTCAACCTATATGGTTGCCATTTTCTTCGGGGCAATTTCCCAGGGCATATTCGGCATGGGCTTTTATGAGCAGTACGCCATCCCCATCCTCATCTTCATCATTGGTTTTGCAGAATGGCCCCAGTATGCCCGTACCGTTCGTGCCTCAGTACTGGCTGAAAAGAAGAAGGAATACGTCGAAGCAGCCAAGGTTGTGGGCCTCAGCTCCAACCGAATCATGTGGCGCCATATCCTGCCCAATACCATGACCTCTGTTCTGGTCATCTCCACCGTGCAGGTGGCAAACGCCATCATGAGTGAGGCAGCGCTCTCCTTTATCGGCCTTGGTATGCCTGTAACCCGACCCTCTCTGGGCTCCCTGATTAAATCCGGTTTCGACTATATTTTCAGCGGCTCATGGTGGATCACCCTTTTCCCCGGTATCTGCCTTGTTGTTCTCATCCTCTCCATCAACCTACTTGGTGATTGGTTACGTGATTTTCTCAACCCAAAAATGTACAAGGAGTAG
- a CDS encoding ABC transporter substrate-binding protein, with protein MLLTVTAQAKTMRLAMDADPVSLDPHVQLSGGMVQYSHMVFDPLVRWTQDMEFEARLATKWERIDPLTLRMHLRQGVKFHSGNPFTAKDVAWTIKRLQGSADFKALFEPFADPVIVDDYTIDIKTKQPYGLTLNMCTYIFPMDSVFYSGKDEKGRDKSLIVKTDYSFANEFESGTGKYQVIEREPGQKWVLRAFPQYWDKNSGNIDEIILTPISEDATRMAALLSGDVDFIMPVPPQDFKRIESQKDLQLISLPGTRIITLQMNQERRPEFKDVRVRQAIVLAINNTGIVQKIMKGRATTAGQTSPMGYAGHDSALQPRYDLKKAKSLMKAAGYEKGFTISMITPNNRYVNDDKIAEAVTSMLAKINIKVELQTMPKAQYWDKFDAQVADIQMLGWHADTEDSANFFEFLYMCRNKETGYGQYNSGSYCNPKVDELTLASQTETDLVKRAEDLKEIERILYKDAAGITLHWQMLSWAASEKLTNAKDIVNVMNYPYFGDLNMD; from the coding sequence ATGTTACTTACCGTAACAGCACAGGCCAAGACCATGAGGCTGGCAATGGATGCGGATCCAGTATCTCTTGATCCCCACGTCCAACTCTCAGGTGGAATGGTCCAATACTCTCACATGGTTTTCGATCCGCTGGTTCGTTGGACCCAGGACATGGAGTTCGAGGCACGTCTTGCCACAAAATGGGAACGTATTGACCCACTTACCCTCCGTATGCATCTTCGCCAAGGTGTAAAATTTCACTCCGGAAATCCTTTTACCGCAAAAGACGTTGCCTGGACCATCAAACGCCTCCAGGGCAGCGCTGATTTCAAAGCACTCTTTGAACCCTTCGCAGACCCCGTTATTGTTGATGATTACACAATTGACATCAAGACCAAGCAACCTTATGGCCTTACCCTCAACATGTGTACCTACATCTTTCCTATGGATTCCGTATTCTACAGTGGAAAAGATGAGAAGGGACGCGACAAGAGCCTTATCGTAAAAACTGACTACTCCTTTGCCAATGAATTCGAATCCGGCACCGGTAAATACCAGGTAATAGAGCGCGAACCAGGTCAGAAATGGGTTCTTAGAGCATTCCCACAATACTGGGATAAAAACAGTGGTAACATTGATGAAATCATCCTTACCCCTATCAGTGAAGATGCTACCCGCATGGCAGCACTTCTCTCCGGCGATGTAGACTTCATTATGCCCGTACCACCACAGGATTTCAAGAGAATAGAAAGCCAAAAAGATCTCCAACTTATCTCTCTTCCTGGTACCCGCATCATTACCCTGCAGATGAACCAGGAACGTCGCCCTGAATTCAAGGACGTTCGTGTTCGTCAGGCAATTGTCCTTGCGATAAACAATACAGGTATCGTTCAGAAGATCATGAAGGGCCGTGCTACCACGGCCGGACAAACCTCGCCCATGGGTTATGCCGGTCACGATTCAGCACTCCAGCCTCGCTACGACCTGAAGAAGGCCAAGTCCCTGATGAAAGCAGCTGGATATGAGAAGGGTTTTACCATCTCCATGATCACTCCTAATAATCGTTACGTCAATGACGATAAGATTGCTGAAGCAGTTACCTCCATGCTTGCCAAGATCAACATCAAGGTTGAGCTGCAGACCATGCCTAAGGCCCAATATTGGGATAAGTTCGATGCTCAGGTAGCTGACATTCAAATGCTTGGCTGGCACGCAGATACCGAGGACAGCGCCAACTTTTTCGAATTCCTCTATATGTGTCGCAACAAAGAGACCGGTTACGGACAGTACAATAGCGGCTCTTATTGTAATCCCAAGGTAGATGAACTTACCCTCGCCTCTCAAACAGAGACTGATCTTGTCAAGCGGGCGGAAGACCTTAAGGAGATTGAAAGAATTCTCTATAAGGACGCAGCAGGCATCACCCTTCACTGGCAGATGCTTTCCTGGGCAGCAAGCGAGAAGCTTACCAATGCAAAAGATATTGTTAATGTAATGAACTACCCATATTTCGGTGACCTCAATATGGACTAA
- a CDS encoding PilZ domain-containing protein has protein sequence MDGKRRFSRMFFWGTGEISLAGVIYPVDEIFDLALGGCQLVTAAILPEDEDILLKMHLGGGSLVVDVVGHVVWVKEGRLGFRFTSVSPESLGHIKNILVYNAEDPEETEREIKGHLGIN, from the coding sequence ATGGATGGTAAGCGTCGGTTTAGCCGAATGTTTTTTTGGGGAACAGGTGAAATTTCGCTGGCTGGGGTGATATATCCTGTGGATGAAATATTTGACCTTGCCCTCGGAGGCTGTCAGCTGGTTACAGCCGCAATCCTACCGGAAGATGAGGATATTTTGCTGAAAATGCATCTTGGTGGCGGTAGCCTTGTGGTGGATGTGGTAGGCCATGTTGTTTGGGTAAAGGAGGGGAGACTTGGTTTTCGTTTTACCTCCGTCTCGCCGGAATCTCTTGGCCATATAAAGAATATTTTGGTCTATAATGCTGAAGATCCTGAAGAGACAGAGCGAGAAATTAAAGGTCATCTGGGCATTAACTGA
- a CDS encoding ABC transporter permease: MIAFFIRRFTQALFVMLVISVIGFAIKQNVGDPVREITGVSVSAAEREALREDLGLNDPFMVQWTRFVGKAIQGDLGNSFYFKKPAVDVIMSKAPATMELVFSTSILVIFLSIPLGIYAAVYPRSTLSRFFMGASIVGVSIPVFLTAILLIYVFSVGLGWLPSYGRGDLVEIFPGWESGFFTLDGLRHLVLPTISLTAIMLPLFIRLIRAEMQESLQTEYVKFARAKGLKPSRVLFVHAFKNTLLPVITVGGVQLGTLIAFTILTETVFQWQGMGSMFIESVERADTSLMVAYLVFVGLIFVVVNTFVDLIYGFVNPTIRVAGRK; this comes from the coding sequence ATGATAGCATTCTTTATCCGCCGGTTCACTCAGGCCCTCTTCGTCATGCTCGTCATCAGCGTGATTGGTTTTGCCATCAAGCAAAATGTAGGTGATCCTGTCCGTGAAATTACCGGCGTATCCGTATCCGCTGCCGAGCGTGAAGCTCTACGTGAAGATCTTGGCCTCAACGACCCCTTTATGGTGCAATGGACCCGCTTTGTCGGCAAGGCCATCCAGGGAGACTTGGGCAACTCTTTTTATTTCAAAAAACCCGCCGTTGACGTCATCATGAGTAAGGCCCCGGCCACCATGGAGCTGGTTTTTTCCACCTCTATCCTGGTCATTTTTCTCTCTATTCCTCTGGGAATCTATGCCGCCGTCTACCCAAGGTCGACCCTCTCCCGTTTTTTTATGGGAGCCAGTATCGTTGGTGTTTCAATTCCCGTCTTTTTGACGGCAATTCTTCTTATATATGTTTTTTCTGTAGGGCTCGGTTGGCTTCCATCCTATGGACGAGGTGACCTGGTAGAAATCTTCCCCGGCTGGGAATCAGGGTTTTTCACCTTGGACGGCCTACGACACCTGGTCCTGCCGACCATATCCCTGACCGCCATCATGCTCCCCCTCTTTATCCGTCTCATTCGGGCAGAGATGCAGGAATCGCTGCAAACAGAGTATGTTAAATTTGCCCGAGCAAAGGGTTTAAAGCCAAGCCGAGTACTCTTCGTTCACGCCTTCAAAAACACCCTCCTCCCCGTTATCACCGTAGGTGGTGTACAATTAGGAACCCTTATTGCCTTTACCATTTTAACAGAAACGGTCTTTCAGTGGCAGGGAATGGGCTCTATGTTTATCGAGTCTGTAGAACGTGCTGATACCTCACTCATGGTCGCCTACCTGGTCTTTGTCGGTTTGATTTTTGTGGTGGTCAATACATTTGTTGACCTTATCTATGGTTTTGTTAACCCCACCATTCGCGTAGCAGGGAGGAAATAA